The following proteins are encoded in a genomic region of Sesamum indicum cultivar Zhongzhi No. 13 linkage group LG8, S_indicum_v1.0, whole genome shotgun sequence:
- the LOC105169217 gene encoding uncharacterized protein LOC105169217, translating into MMMSDRESPKKPTLNNKKKKKKRGGAKRKMTLEQTVAYKAVNEWVSLDQSNSACVDAFLDDDDFGVQCYRPKEKLVFEFHCHTTCSDGFLSPTKLVERAHQKGVKVLALTDHDTMSGVPEAMEAARRFGMKIIPGVEISTIFYSRGDSGPEEPVHILAYYSSCGPTKSGALEKFLGDIRDGRFLRAKNIVSKLNKLKLPVKWENVTKIAGKGVAPGRLHIARAMLEAGHVENLKQAFARYLYDGGPAYSTGSEPVAEETVKLIHETGGVAVLAHPWALKNPAAIIRRLKDAGLHGVEAYRSDGKLSAYCDLADAHDLLKLGGSDYHGRGGQQESDVGSTSVPVLNVHEFLKVARPIWCNAILDILKNYIKDPSDSNLQHIIKFGKTKVSKTNSPFGSPSELINQCLSSWLSKEERDNAEFETIKLELTRISAAQAELAVSN; encoded by the exons ATGATGATGAGTGATAGAGAGAGTCCCAAAAAGCCAACTTTgaataacaagaaaaagaagaagaagagaggtgGTGCTAAGAGGAAAATGACCCTTGAGCAGACAGTGGCTTACAAAGCAGTCAATGAATGGGTTTCCTTGGACCAGTCAAATAGTGCTTGTGTTGATGCGTttcttgatgatgatgattttggGGTTCAGTGCTACAGACCAAAGGAAAAGCTTGTCTTTGAGTTTCATTGTCACACAACATGCAGTGATGGATTCTTGTCCCCTACCAAGCTTGTTGAGAGAGCACATCAAAAAGGG GTGAAAGTCCTGGCTTTGACGGATCATGATACAATGTCTGGCGTCCCTGAAGCCATGGAAGCAGCTCGCAGATTTGGCATGAAAATCATTCCTGGTGTTGAAATCAGTACAATCTTCTACTCAAG AGGGGACTCAGGGCCAGAAGAACCCGTTCACATCCTTGCCTATTACAGCAGTTGTGGGCCTACAAAATCTGGGGCATTGGAGAAGTTTCTAGGGGATATTCGGGATGGGCGATTCCTACGTGCAAAGAACATTGTCTCAAAATTGAACAAACTTAAGCTGCCCGTAAAATGGGAGAACGTAACAAAGATCGCAGGAAAAGGCGTTGCTCCTGGAAGGCTTCATATTGCTCGTGCTATGCTCGAAGCAGGACATGTTGAAAATCTGAAACAAGCTTTTGCTCGATATCTTTATGATGGTGGACCTGCTTATTCCAC GGGAAGTGAGCCTGTTGCAGAGGAGACAGTGAAATTAATACATGAAACAGGGGGTGTTGCAGTATTGGCGCACCCATGGGCACTGAAAAATCCTGCTGCTATAATCAGAAGACTGAAGGACGCAGGCCTGCATGGTGTAGAGGCTTATAGAAGTGATGGCAAATTGTCAG CATACTGTGATTTAGCTGATGCACACGATCTTCTGAAGCTTGGAGGATCCGATTATCATGGAAGAGGGGGGCAACAAGAATCGGATGTGGGAAGTACTAGTGTTCCTGTTTTAAATGTGCATGAATTCCTTAAGGTGGCTCGACCAATCTGGTGCAATGCCATCCTGGACATCCTCAAAAACTACATCAAAGATCCTTCCGATTCAAATCTGCaacatattatcaaatttggaAAGACCAAGGTCTCCAAAACTAATTCACCTTTCGGCAGCCCCAGTGAGTTGATCAATCAGTGTTTGTCGTCATGGCtgtcaaaagaagaaagagataaTGCGGAGTTCGAGACGATCAAGTTGGAGCTCACCCGGATATCAGCTGCCCAGGCAGAGTTGGCAGTAAgtaattaa